Proteins from a genomic interval of Drosophila melanogaster chromosome 2R:
- the Cyp6a8 gene encoding cytochrome P450 6a8: MALTYILFQVAVALLAILTYYIHRKLTYFKRRGIPFVAPHLIRGNMEELQKTKNIHEIFQDHYNKFRESKAPFVGFFFFQSPAAFVIDLELAKQILIKDFSNFSNKGIFYNEKDDPISAHLFNLDGAQWRLLRNKLSSTFTSGKMKLMYPTVVSVANEFMTVMHEKVPKNSVLEIRDLVARFTVDVIGTCAFGIQCNSLRDEKAEFLYFGKRSLVDKRHGTLLNGFMRSYPKLARKLGMVRTAPHIQEFYSRIVTETVAVREKEHIKRNDFMDMLIELKNQKEMTLENGDVVRGLTMEEVLAQAFVFFIAGFETSSSTMGFALYELAKNPDIQDKVRAEVEEVIEQHDQNFTYECTKDLKYLNQVLDETLRLYTIVPNLDRMAAKRYVVPGHPNFVIEAGQSVIIPSSAIHHDPSIYPEPFEFRPERFSPEESAGRPSVAWLPFGDGPRNCIGLRFGQMQARIGLALLIRNFKFSTCSKTPNPLVYDPKSFVLGVKDGIYLKVETV, encoded by the exons ATGGCGTTGACTTACATCCTTTTCCAAGTGGCGGTCGCCCTACTGGCGATCTTAACGTACTATATCCACCGCAAGCTAACATATTTCAAGCGTCGAGGGATTCCCTTCGTTGCACCGCATCTCATCAGGGGAAACATGGAGGAATTACAAAAGACGAAAAATATCCACGAGATATTCCAAGATCACTATAACAAATTCAGGGAAAGCAAGGCACCGTTTGTTGGATTCTTCTTTTTCCAGAGTCCCGCTGCATTTGTGATAGATCTTGAACTGGCCAAGCAAATACTGATTAAGGACTTCTCGAATTTCTCGAACAAGGGTATATTCTACAATGAAAAAGATGATCCCATTTCTGCCCATCTCTTCAATCTGGACGGTGCCCAGTGGCGTTTGTTAAGGAACAAATTATCATCGACCTTTACATCCGGTAAAATGAAGTTAATGTATCCGACCGTAGTGTCAGTGGCCAATGAATTTATGACCGTGATGCACGAGAAAGTGCCGAAAAATTCGGTTCTGGAGATACGTGATCTGGTGGCCAGGTTTACGGTGGATGTGATCGGAACCTGCGCCTTTGGCATCCAGTGCAACAGTCTGCGCGATGAAAAGGCCGAGTTTCTGTATTTTGGAAAGAGGTCTTTGGTTGACAAGAGACATGGGACTCTATTGAATGGCTTTATGCGCAGCTATCCCAAATTGGCCAGGAAATTGGGTATGGTTCGAACTGCACCGCATATTCAGGAATTCTATAGTAGAATTGTCACAGAAACAGTGGCGGTGCGAGAAAAAGAGCACATCAAACGCAACGATTTCATGGACATGCTGATTGAACTTAAAAATCAAAAGGAAATGACTCTAGAGAATGGCGATGTGGTCAGAGGATTAACCATGGAGGAGGTTTTGGCACAAGCCTTTGTGTTCTTCATTGCTGGCTTTGAGACATCCTCCTCCACCATGGGATTTGCCCTATACGAACTGGCAAAGAATCCGGACATTCAAGATAAGGTTCGGGCTGAGGTGGAGGAGGTCATAGAGCAACATGACCAAAACTTTACCTACGAGTGCACCAAGGATCTGAAGTACCTCAATCAGGTTTTAGATG AAACTCTGCGACTGTACACCATTGTGCCCAATCTGGATCGAATGGCCGCCAAGCGTTACGTAGTTCCCGGTCATCCAAACTTCGTCATCGAGGCTGGTCAATCGGTCATCATACCCTCATCTGCCATTCACCACGATCCCAGCATTTACCCCGAACCCTTTGAGTTCCGACCCGAGCGATTCTCCCCCGAAGAATCGGCTGGTCGTCCCTCGGTTGCCTGGCTGCCTTTTGGAGATGGTCCTCGGAACTGCATTGGCCTGAGATTCGGACAGATGCAGGCTCGCATTGGACTCGCTCTGCTCATCAGGAACTTTAAGTTCTCCACGTGCTCGAAGACGCCCAATCCTTTGGTCTACGATCCCAAATCATTCGTACTTGGTGTGAAAGACGGAATCTATCTGAAGGTGGAGACCGTCTAA